Proteins encoded within one genomic window of Triticum aestivum cultivar Chinese Spring chromosome 2D, IWGSC CS RefSeq v2.1, whole genome shotgun sequence:
- the LOC123049019 gene encoding uncharacterized protein: MAFVPEAPAARKLLLRRGGAVARSLRDAGLGFDPDGAGRFLAPLWELIKQKAAELAAFLAGLLAALAKKADELFPPETRSETLAQWVRVGVTVVLPAALGALVLFWLARCCCRCCCGRRRCGRTMVAPGRGGARMPRYAFEDDPRTYFRDLRAKKPLVY, encoded by the coding sequence ATGGCTTTCGTCCCGGAGGCACCTGCAGCGAGGAAGCTCCTGCTACGGCGCGGCGGAGCCGTGGCGCGGTCCCTGCGCGACGCCGGCCTCGGCTTCGACCCCGACGGCGCCGGGCGCTTTCTCGCCCCCCTGTGGGAGCTCATCAAGCAGAAGGCCGCCGAGCTCGCGGccttcctcgccggcctcctcgCCGCGCTCGCCAAGAAGGCCGACGAGCTCTTCCCGCCGGAGACCCGCTCGGAGACGCTCGCGCAGTGGGTGCGCGTCGGCGTCACCGTTGTGCTCCCGGCCGCGCTCGGCGCCCTTGTGCTGTTCTGGCTCGCCcggtgctgctgccgctgctgctgcggcCGCCGCCGCTGCGGGCGAACGATGGTGGCTCCCGGCCGCGGCGGCGCGCGCATGCCGCGCTACGCGTTCGAGGATGATCCCCGGACATATTTCCGCGACCTCCGTGCAAAGAAGCCCCTCGTATACTAG